Proteins from a genomic interval of Megalodesulfovibrio gigas DSM 1382 = ATCC 19364:
- the gspG gene encoding type II secretion system major pseudopilin GspG: MRNSGFSLIEILIVMIILGLLATVLAPRIMDRPDEARVTKAAVDIKQLETALKLYKLDNGRYPTTAQGLQALVEQPRQDPVPKNYREGGYLERKELPKDPWGTPFIYRSPGRDKRPFELISLGADGKEGGEQFDADVNSWEIE, encoded by the coding sequence ATGCGAAACTCCGGCTTCAGCCTCATTGAAATCCTCATTGTCATGATCATCCTTGGCCTGCTGGCTACGGTGCTTGCCCCGCGGATCATGGACCGCCCGGACGAAGCCCGCGTCACCAAGGCCGCCGTGGACATCAAGCAGCTGGAAACCGCCCTCAAGCTGTACAAGCTGGACAACGGCCGCTACCCCACCACCGCCCAGGGCCTGCAGGCCCTGGTGGAGCAGCCCCGCCAGGACCCCGTGCCCAAAAACTACCGCGAAGGCGGCTACCTGGAGCGCAAGGAGCTGCCCAAGGATCCCTGGGGCACGCCCTTCATCTACCGTTCCCCGGGCCGGGACAAGCGCCCGTTTGAACTCATCAGCCTGGGTGCGGACGGCAAGGAAGGCGGCGAACAATTCGATGCAGACGTCAACAGTTGGGAAATTGAATGA